Sequence from the Bufo bufo chromosome 10, aBufBuf1.1, whole genome shotgun sequence genome:
GAGGCAGCTATCGCTCGGGTAGAATGAGCGTGGACAAAAGCCGGGGGAGTCAACCCCTGAGCGACAAAAGCTTCTCTGACGGCTTCTTTGATCCAACGGCTTAATGTCGGTTTAGACGTTTTACGACCTTTGTTCCCTCCggcaaaaagaattaaaaaattcTCGGCTCTTCGAAAGTCTTTAGTTCTTTCTAGGTACATTCTCATAATTCTGGCAACGTCTAGGGTCTGTAGGATCTGCTCTTCTTCCGACACTGGAGACGGATAAAAAACAGGTAAAGAAATGACCTAGTTTAAATTGCGGAAAGAAGGAACCTTAGGAACAAAGGTAGGGAGAAACCACAGGAGGACTCTATCCGGTAAGAATATAGTACATGGCTCCACAGCAGCCAAGGCCTGCAATTCTCCGACTCTCTTTGCTGAAGTAATGGCcagcaaaaaacaggttttacaagATAAGAATTTTAAATCCATGCATTGaaggggctcaaaggggggagagcaTAACCCACTGGGCACGACGGACAGATCCCACTGAGGTATAGGGCTCAGGATCCTAGGTTGCAGTCTTTTGgctcctttaactccttaaggacacagccttatttcactttaaggaccgggctcattttcaccttcaggacccggccattttttgcaaatctgaccagtgtcactttaagtggtgataactttaaaacgctttgacttatccaggccattctgagattgttttctcgtcacatatcgtacttcatgacactggtaaaatggagtaaaaagaaaaatcatttttatttataaaaaaaaataccaaatttgccaaaaatttagaagaatttgcaaatttcaaagtttcaatttctctacttctatgatacatattaatacctacaaaaatagttatcactttacatttcccatatgtcttcatgatgtttggatcattttgggaatgacattttattttttggggacgttacaaggcttagaagtttagaagtaaatcttgaaatttctcagaaattttcaaaaaccaactttttagggaccagttcaggtctaaagtcactttgtgaggcttacataatagaaaccacccaaaaatgacccgattctagaaactatacccctcaaggtattcaaaactgattttacaaacgtcgttaaccctttaggtattccacaagaattaatggaaaatagagatacaattacaaaatttcactttttagcagattttccattagaattttttttttcagttacaaagcaagggttaacagccaaacaaaactcaatatttatggccctgattctgtagtttacagaaacaccccatatgtggtcgtaaactgctgtacgggcacacggcagggcgcagaaggaaaggaacgccatacggtttttggaaggcagattttgctggactggttttttgacaccatgtcccattggaagcccccctgatgcactcctagagtagaaactccataaaagtgaccccattttggaaactacgggattgggtggcagtattgttggtactagtttagggtacatatttggttgctctatattacactttttgtgaggcaaggtaacaagaaatagctgttttggcaccgttattttttttgttatttacaacattcatctgacaggttagatcatgtggtaattttatagagtaggttgtcacggacgcggcgatacctaatatgtatacaattttttatttacggtatgtaagttttacacaatgatttcatttttgaaacaaaaaaaatcatgttttagtgtctccatagtctgagagccatagttttttcagtttttgggcgattatcttgggtagggtctcattttttgcgggatgagatgactgtttgattggcactgatTTGAGgtaaatatgactttttgatcgcttgctattacactttttgtgatgtaagatgccaaaaaattgctttttttacaccgttttatttttttacggtgttcacctgaggggttaggtcatgtgatatttttatagagccggtcgacatggacgcggcgatacctaatatgtatacttttttttatttacttaagtttaacacaataacagctttttttaaacaaaaaaaattatgttttagtgtttccatactctgagccatagttttttttattttttgggcgattgtctcagttaggggctcattttttgcaggatgaggtgacggttagattggtactattttggtgggcatacgcctttttgatcgcttactgttgtactttttgtgatgtaaggtgacaaatggtttatttagcacagtttttattttttacgttgttcatctgaggggttaggtcatgtgatatgtttatagagccggtcgatacggatgcggcgatacctaatatgtcaacttttttttttacctgcacggcatccgctcgtgtgaaagagccctaagagtgtGCCTTTGGGGTGTACAACATGGACCATCATGTAAGAATGTGCCCCGGGCGTCTACAACAGTGACCATCATGTAAGTGTGTGCTCTGGacagtattaggcccctttcacacggggcgagaattccgcgcgggtgcaatgtgtgaggtgaacgcactgcacccgcactgaatccagacccaatcatttctatggggctgttcacatgagcggtgattttcacgcatcacttgtgcgttgtgtgaaaatcgcagcatgctctatattgtgctttttttcacgcaacgcaggccccgtagaagtgaatggggttgcgtgaaaatcgcaagcaagtgcggatgcggtgcgattttcacgcatggttgccaggttacgatcgggatggagacccgatcattattattttcccttataacatggttataagggaaaataatagcattcttaatacagaatgcttagtaaattagggatggaggggttaaaaaaaatatataaaaaatttaactcaccttatccacttgttcgtgctgcccggctcatcttctttcaggacctgggaggaaaaggacctttggtaacatcactgcgctcaccacatggtccatcaccatggtgatgtaccatgtgatgagtgcagtgacgtcaccaaaggtccttttcctcccaggtcctcaaagaagaagaattaAGACATGCCGGCTTAAATAATAGTCCCTAAGTAATATCATATAGTTCTAAAGTAGCCCAGTGGTTCTACCATATAGTGCCTACACAGTAATGCTGTATGGTTCCTAAATGACACCATTAGTGACACAGGTAGTACTGGGACATTACTAAGAGTAGATTCTAACATgaatctgttttcccttagtcctaacagcggcACAAGCTTCCCGTCCTAGGTAAGTTACGCGTTTACAAGAAGGTGGGGGCGAGATGTCCTTTCATAGGAACGGGAGACTTGAGTTAATTAGTGATTAAACAATTCCCTATGTTCTAGCAGTGCACAGGGACAGACATACCTATTAAGACtaattcacacgagcgagttttccgcgcaggtgcaatgcgctatgcgaacgcattgcgcccgcactgaatacggacccattcatttcaataagtctgtgtacatgagcgttgtttttcacgcatgacttgtgcgttgcgtgaaaatcacagcacgttctatattctgtgattttcatgcaacgctggccctatagaagtgaatggggctgtgtgaaaaaagcattgcatccacaagcaagtgcggatgcgatacattttttttactgatgtttgctaagagatattgtttgtaaacattccgtttttttatcccgcgcgtgaaaaacgcatgaaTGCGCATTTCACCTGCACGAAAAAAACTGAACCTCTGAACGCAATTGCTTGCGAAATAGTGCGAGTTTTCCGGAACGCACTCGGACCTAATCCACTCACGCTCGTCTGCAGGGGGCCTAAGGGAAAACAGATTCATGTTAGAATCTACGCTGACGCCTACGAGTAGCCCAGTAATGGGGATTTTGCAAAAagtaacctcacccacattgtctcTTATATGGCGGAACTGAAAATTGCCCAAGAGTCATCTCCTCCAAGAACTTGGAAATACAACCTATGATGCTCAATAACTaaatggggtgggggggcctAGCCTCAGAACCTCCCCTTTTCCAGTGCTGGCCTCACCCGTTGGGGCACTGAAGCCTcttttgcataaagaataaacatCTATTTTCTTGAGAATGCCACAACTTATTTTTTACAAGGGGGTGTCATTGTAATCAGCAGGCTCCACCCTAGCCGGTAGTGCGCCTGGTGTGATGGGGTGGATCCTGCTGACAGCCGCTCTTTGTCCTAAGTCTGGTCTTTCATGGATCAGAAGAGATGGCAACCTTGGCACTGAATCTCAGACGGCTCCACCATCCAGACCTTTTTAGGGGCtctggcgtctctttctcccctcTCTGGACCTCCACCTGCCTTGAAATTGACTTCAGGGACCCCCGAGGTTCtagatcagggctggccaacctgcggctctccagctgttgtaaaactacaattcccaccatgccctgctgtagactgtctgggcatgctgggagttgtagttttgcagcagcaggagagccctgaggttggccatccctgttctaGATTAACCTGAAGGAAGGGATTCATCTGCTGGACACCTACCCCGCACCGGTTGTACCTGGAAAACATATTTGTATGATTCTGCCAGTGCTCAGGAGATGGAGCTTCACAGCCGATATCACAGCTGGACTGTCACCTAAACTGTGACATCTCCTGGGGTGACATGAGGAGCCACCCGCTCACATTACACGTGAAGGGTCTGTCTGGTATGTACCCTAGCAGTGGCGGGTGCACTGTTTAATTGGAAGGAATGCAGAACAAGCAGATGTGCGTCACACGCAGCTGCTCGTCTCTGGACAAGGTTTATCTTCCTCTAAACTCCTACTGGTCCCAGTTACAGGCTGCAGCTGCAGACAACCTTCACACAGACAACCTACTAACAGCTGAGCTGAAGTAACTAAGGGTCGGGTTCCTAACCTACAGCAAAGTGGGTAAAAACACTTCCAAAATGCAACTCACCTACTCCAGGTCTCAGCAGACACTGAGCACTGGGAGATTTTAGCTCTGAagctgcagaatagtgagtgcagctctggagtataatacaggatgtaactcaggatcagtacaggataagtaatgtatgtacacagtgactgcaccagcagaatagtgagtgcagctctggagtataatacaggatgtaactcaggatcagtacaggataagtaatgtatgtacacagtgactgcaccagcagaatagtgagtgcagctctggaatataatacaggatgtaactcaggatcagtacaggataagtaatgtatgtacacagtgactgcaccagcagaatagtgagtgcagctctggagtataatacaggatgtaactcaggatcagtacaggataagtaatgtatgtacacagtgactgcaccagcagaatagtgagtgcagctctggagtataatacaggatgtaactcaggatcagtacaggataagtaatgtatgtacacagtgactgcaccagcagaatagtgagtgcagctctggagtataatacaggatgtaactcaggatcagtacaggataagtaatgtatgtacacagtgactgcaccagcagaatagggagtgcagctctggagtataatacaggatgtaactcaggatcagtacaggataagtaatgtatgtacacagtgaccaccagcagaatagtgagtgcagctctggagtataatacaggatgtaactcaggatcagtacaggataagtaatgtatgtacacagtgactgcaccagcagaatagtgagtgcagctctggagtataatacaggatgtaactgaggaacaatacaggataagtaatgtatgtacacagtgactgcaccagcagaatagggagtgcagctctggagtataatacaggatgtaactcaggatcagtacaggataagtaatgtatgtacacagtgaccaccagcagaatagtgagtgcagctctggagtataatacaggatgtaactcaggatcagtacaggataagtaatgtatgtacacagtgactgcaccagcagaatagggagtgcagctctggagtataatacaggatgtaactcaggatcagtacaggataagtaatgtatgtacacagtgactgcaccagcagaatagtgagtgcagctctggagtatacagTGAGAggacagcacaatataccacaagagtgacaggttccctttaaggacaaatCTGCCCAATTCCATACCGTGACTCCCATCCCACTGTAGAACTGGtcagatctgtggtggaggagaaAAGGAAAGCTGGGTAAGAACCCACTGAGCGATGTCGCTCCGCTGTAGAACAGGTGACTGCAGGGTTAATGTATGGCTGCCGCACAGAGTGTCCGTCTATGGAGCGTCCCATATGCTGCGCCCTTCAGCTGGAACAGGAATATATTTAACTGCAGCTTGAGATCAACATTCCCCTCGTGTACGGAGCGGATCATATGATCGCCATAAAGGAAAGGGGACTTAAGGCTCCTGTTCACAAATAACAGCAGGATGAGTATTTATAACGGCGGCTGGATTTCATCACTCTGCTGCCTCACATACTCCCGCAGCCACACACGAGAGGCAATCGCCTAAGTAACAGTCTCCTAAATAATGCCATCACCAGGAAGGTCCAGTAACCGGTCCTGACAATGTAACAAACCCTCCGCTGTGTGAGCAAGTGGTTCAAACGAAGTATATTAGAAGGTTAACCCCCAGTAAATGCTGGAAAGTGCAAAAAAACGTACACAATACATAGAAAATCTCATTTATTGCGCCCATCACAGGGCTCACTGACGAACATTCTGCCAAacgaccattaaaaaaaaaaaatcattttacaaAACTATGTACAAAGCCGGACGTGGGATCTAAAGTGAAACTGCAAGTTTAAAATCGGGTGAGAATCACTGGTTAGGCGAGATGAAGGCGAGACACGTCCCCTCCCCAGGATCCATCAGGTGCCGATGCGGCAGGAACCCGGCGGCCTCACTAGAAGGCGTATCGTGTACGGATGTCTTCCAGCTTCTTCGAGACCTCGGGTGGCGTCCTGTCCAGCTCCTCAGCCACGCTCTTCTGCTTGATTGGCTCCATGGAGTTGAACTGTTCACACAAGTCTCCATCAATCACATTCTGAAAAATGAAGCAGGGGCGGCCAAGGTTAGCGGTCAGGAAGGCCATGCTTCCTATGCAGAGCAatgcgtctccatggttacaggcgACAAGCCCATTCCCTCTGCTGGTGGCTCCCGATTATCACCAACCAGTCTGTTCTTAGTCAGCAGCCCAGTCCTGTGCCCTGGACATACATTTACATGACCTACCTTAACAGGGAAGTAATAGGAGCGGAAGCTGAGGTGGTCTCGCCCACAGATGGGGGGGTGCTCGGAGCGCATGTGCATCTCTACGTGCTGGAAGAAATCATGATCCTGTGGGGAGAGGTGGGAAAGAACCCATCAGGAACCCTGCAAGATAGTCACAGACCAAAGTACCGCTGCTCATCAGGCGCCCGTCATTCACACCAGCCACCTGTTATTTCTGCAGCACCCAGACTGAGTGTCTAGCGGAGCGCCGCGAGGGTTCAGCAGAGCTTCTCAAGAACGCTCATACACGGCTCTGAaaacactactactcccagcagctCCACAGCACAGTGCTATAGATTTTGCCTCTGACACTCATCAGCGATTTGAGGAGGAAGAGAGAGGTCTTCTGCCCGGTACCCAGGAAGAGAGAGGTCTTCTGCCCGGTACCCAGGAAGAGAGAGGTCTTCTGCCCGGTACCCAGGAAGAGAGAGGTCTTCTGCCCGGTACCCAGGAAGAGAGAGGTCTTCTGCCCGGTACCCAGGAAGAGAGAGGTCTTCTGCCCGGTACCCAGGAAGAGAGAGGTCTTCTGCCCGGTACCCAGGAAGAGAGAGGTCTTCTGCCCGGTACCCAGGAAGAGAGAGGTCTTCTGCCCGGTACCCAGGAAGAGAGAGGTCTTCTGCCCGGTACCCAGGAAGAGAGAGGTCTTCTGCCCGGTACCCAGGAAGAGAGAGGTCTTCTGCCCGGTACCCAGGAAGAGAGAGGTCTTCTGCCCGGTACCCAGGAAGAGAGAGGTCTTCTGCCCGGTACCCAGGAAGAGAGAGGTCTTCTGCCCGGTACCCAGGAAGAGAGAGGTCTTCTGCCCGGTACCCAGGAAGAGAGAGGTCTTCTGCCCGGTACCCAGGAAGAGAGAGGTCTTCTGCCCGGTACCCAGGAAGAGAGAGGTCTTCTGCCCGGTACCCAGGAAGAGAGAGGTCTTCTGCCCGGTACCCAGGAAGAGAGAGGTCTTCTGCCCGGTACCCAGGAAGAGAGAGGTCTTCTGCCCGGTACCCAGGGAGAGAGAGGTCTTCTGCCCGGTACCCAGGGAGAGAGAGGTCTTCTGCCCGGTAGCCAGGGAGAGAGAGGTCTTCTGCCCGGTACCCAGGAAGAGAGAGGTCTTCTGCCCGGTACCCAGGAAGAGAGAGGTCTTCTGCCCGGTACCCAGGAAGAGAGAGGTCTTCTGCCCGGTACCCAGGAAGAGAGAGGTCTTCTGCCCGGTACCCAGGAAGAGAGAGGTCTTCTGCCCGGTACCCAGGAAGAGAGAGGTCTTCTGCCCGGTACCCAGGGAGAGAGAGGTCTTCTGCCCGGTACCCAGGGAGAGAGAGGTCTTCTGCCCGGTAGCCAGGGAGAGAGAGGTCTTCTGCCCGGTAGCCAGGAAGAGAGAGGTCTTCTGCCCAGTACCCAGTCCTGACACAGAGCATCATGACGACATCATTGCACCGATCTGTagcactgttaggcccctttcacacgagcgagttttccgcgcggatgcgatgcgggaggtgaaagcattgcacccgcactgaataccgacccattca
This genomic interval carries:
- the LOC120980877 gene encoding adhesive plaque matrix protein-like gives rise to the protein MMLCVRTGYWAEDLSLPGYRAEDLSLPGYRAEDLSLPGYRAEDLSLPGYRAEDLSLPGYRAEDLSLPGYRAEDLSLPGYRAEDLSLPGYRAEDLSLPGYRAEDLSLPGYRAEDLSLPGYRAEDLSLPGYRAEDLSLPGYRAEDLSLPGYRAEDLSLPGYRAEDLSLPGYRAEDLSLPGYRAEDLSLPGYRAEDLSLPGYRAEDLSLPGYRAEDLSLPGYRAEDLSLPGYRAEDLSLPGYRAEDLSLPGYRAEDLSLPGYRAEDLSLPGYRAEDLSLPGYRAEDLSLPGYRAEDLSLPGYRAEDLSLPGYRAEDLSLPGYRAEDLSLPGYRAEDLSLPGYRAEDLSLPGYRAEDLSLPPQIADECQRQNL